TGATTCCATTTCGGCAGCCGTTTGCTGCAGTACATCCAGTTTGCGGCTGGTGATAACCAGGTTGGCGCCCAATTGCAAAAAATAAGTGCCCATAGCCTTACCCAAACCGGTGCCGCCTCCTGTTATGATGATGGTTTTACCTTTCAAAGCATCATCCCTTAACATACCACCGGCAATTGCGGGATTAGGGCTTTTAGAATTATCGGGAGTTGAAGGATCTGTCATCATCAATTAGTTTGCGGGTGCACTTTTTGCTTTTAAATTCTGGATCATCATTTGCAGGCCCTGCCTGGTTGCAGGTGCCCACCATTGCTCCAGCATCTTATTTAAAGTACGGGTTTGATCGGTCTTTAATTTACTTATCAACTGCTTACGCAAATTCAGCTTACTTTCACTCCAGGTAACGGGGTTCAGTTTCATATAAACAGTTATCTTCTTTATTGCAGCATTCATCAAGCTATCCGGTGCACTAATTTCATCAATCAAACCCGCTTCCAATGCTTCATCTACCTGGAGCAACTTGCCCTCCAGTAAATATTGATAGGCTTTGCGCCGGCCAAGCCAGAATGAATACAAATTAAAAACACTATCAGGAACAATAATGCCCACAGGAATTTCATTTAACCCGATGACAAATTTCCCTGCAGCCATTACCCGGTAGTCGCAGCAAATAGCTAATATGCAGCCTCCGGCCGGGCTATGACCGCTTATGGCAGCAACCATTGGCTTCCTGAAAGCTGTTAGCGTATTTTGCAACACTAAAAAGTCGATCCAAAATCCGCGGCTTTGTTCCTGATCGTAATCATAAGCCTCTATCAAATCAATACCGGATGAAAAAAAGCCTTCCTTACCGGTTAAAATCACGCCGCCCACATTGTCATCATTCTCGAGTTTGTGGATACAATCAGTCAGTTCTTTAACCATCTGATGATTGATAGGATTTGAACGCCCCCTGTCAAGTGTAATTACAACAAGTTTATCCTGTATGGTTGTTTGAAATGTGCTCATCTGCTAAATCAATTTACAAGGGTTGGGTTATCACTCACTTCGCTGAGATACATTTTATCTATCTGGGCTTTGTACTTTTCGGCTATCACCTTCCGTTTCATTTTCCCGGTTGGTGTAAGCTCGCCGCTATCTATCGACCATTCATCCGGAAGCAAGGTTATTTTTTTTACCTGT
The genomic region above belongs to Mucilaginibacter sp. KACC 22773 and contains:
- a CDS encoding enoyl-CoA hydratase/isomerase family protein; translated protein: MSTFQTTIQDKLVVITLDRGRSNPINHQMVKELTDCIHKLENDDNVGGVILTGKEGFFSSGIDLIEAYDYDQEQSRGFWIDFLVLQNTLTAFRKPMVAAISGHSPAGGCILAICCDYRVMAAGKFVIGLNEIPVGIIVPDSVFNLYSFWLGRRKAYQYLLEGKLLQVDEALEAGLIDEISAPDSLMNAAIKKITVYMKLNPVTWSESKLNLRKQLISKLKTDQTRTLNKMLEQWWAPATRQGLQMMIQNLKAKSAPAN